A single Anomalospiza imberbis isolate Cuckoo-Finch-1a 21T00152 chromosome 15, ASM3175350v1, whole genome shotgun sequence DNA region contains:
- the CYSTM1 gene encoding cysteine-rich and transmembrane domain-containing protein 1 encodes MSYDNPPPYPGPGPTAPYPPYAQQPGGPPGPYPGYPPGPYQPGQPGYQGYPQYGWQNAPPPPPGPVYADGPKNTVYVVEERRRDDTGESACLTACWTALCCCCLWDMLT; translated from the exons ATGAGCTACGATAATCCTCCACCGTACCCCGGCCCGGGCCCGACTGCCCCGTACCCACCCTATGCACAGCAGCCAGGGGGCCCCCCCGGCCCCTACCCTGGCTATCCCCCCGGGCCCTACCAGCCAGGCCAGCCAGGCTACCAAGGATATCCCCAGTATGGATGGCAGAACGCACCTCCACCACCGCCAGGACCGGTGTACGCAGATGGGCCGAAAAACACAG TGTACGTCGTGGAGGAGCGGCGGAGGGACGACACGGGCGAGAGCGCCTGCCTGACGGCGTGCTGGACCgcgctctgctgctgctgcctctgggacATGCTGACCTGA